Below is a genomic region from Scyliorhinus canicula chromosome 2, sScyCan1.1, whole genome shotgun sequence.
ggcaccgattgagcacggtcgtggtgctcgatccccgatccgccccccccctaggccccacacttacctggcggccatgttcatgacggcagtgaccaggtgtggttgccgccgtcgtgaaaaggtcagaaacggcaggccgcttggcccatccgggtcggagaatcgcaggccgcCGTGAAAATCGgcagcccgcgtttctccgagcggcatgtcagAAAatcggacacgccattttggggggggtgggagaatagcgggaggtgcgggagcggacctcccgctattctcccacccattgtggttgcggagaatcgcggcctagaTTGGTGCCATTTTGGTCGTAAGCTATCATTTGTATTTTATCGATTTTAACCTCATTAGTATTAACAGACAAAAATGTTTGATTTCTTTTAGACTGAATCTTCACCACATAATCTGGGGGAGCCTCATTCTTCAGCTGCTGGTTGTTTATGTGAATATCCTTCCAGCCTCCAACATCAGCTTGCGGACCTTCATCGGTTGTGCTGTAAGAGAGTTTACATTCCTGGCCAAGAAACCTGGCTGTAAAGGGTTACGAATCAGCACAGATGCCTGCTGGGGACGATGTGAGACCTGGGAGGTGAGCCAGGGAACATTTTGCTCATAAACCCAATTTGTTTTACTCAGCTGGAGACAAATGTAAAACTGAATAAAGATGTGAACTCTTCTCCACAATGTCCTTGATGCGCCATTGCATTTTCTAAAAACTAGAaataggttttaaaaaaaatgaatacaatattaacacAATATTTAACATGTTTGGCACCACTGATGTAAATTTACGTCATGGCAGATCCTGTGAAAATAGACGTGAGAGGTATTATTTTATAAACACTGCAATAATGCTTGAAATGAGAGGTTTTCAACAATCGATCATTTGTGATGTTATTACAGCTGCCAGCAGCTGCTCTAACATTTCACAAACTTTACTTTAATATGCAATACATGATATAAATAATAACCAGCACTATTATTTCAATCTGAACAAAGTCATAACTTTATTTTTATTGACGGTGATTATGAAAGCAACCTCATAAAACGCcgctttaaaaaaatgtttttaaagtagCGAGGGACTCGGTTTTCAGAGGAATTGGGGTGATCTTGTACATGATGTGcagaaagttaacatgcaagCACAGCGAGCAATGAAGAAGGCAAATAATATGTTACCTTCATTACTAGGGtgttggagtacaagaataaggaagTCTTATTGCAGTTGTTGAGGATTTTGGTGAGGCTTCACCTGTGCATTGTGTACAGTTTGGGCTTCCTCTTCTAACGATGGAGACACTTGCCTCAGAGAGGGTAGAGCAGAAGTTCACCAGGACAAGAAGCTTGTCAAGCCTGGGAGAGATCGAGTTGAATATGTTCTCTGAGTTTagacaaatgagaggtgatctctttGAAGTGTGTAACATTCTTACAGGGCTTCACAGGGTCGATGCTGCTATTTACGCTGGCTAGAAAATTTACAACCGGCAGCTCATAGCTCATCTATTAGGATTGTGatgagatgggcagcacggtggcacagtgggttagccctgctgcctcacggcgccgaggtcccaggttcgatcccggctcagggtcactgtccgtttggagtttgcacattctccccgtgtttgtgcgggcttcgcttccacaacccaaagatgtgcaggctaggtggattggccatgctaaattggaaaaaaacgggtactctaaattttaaagaaaagccatgatgtggagatgctggcgttggactggggtgagcagagtaagaattCAGcactgaattcacctgaggaaggagcagtgctccgaaagctagtgtttgaagcaaacatgttgtactttaacctggtgttgtatgacttcttactttaaaaaaaaggattgcaATAAGGAGAcgtttcttcattcagagggttgtgaatctttggaattctctatcataCAGGATTTTGGAGGCTCAGTCACTCAGCATATTGATGACTCAAGATTAATTTGTAGGCATTCAGCAAACCTTGGGATGTAACGATGGGACAGGGAAGTGGACTTGATACAGAAGCTTAGCTGTGACTTCAATGAACAAGACACAATTGTGAGGGGAGGTGTAGCCGCCGGCTTCCATTTATCACCTTCTTATGTACAGCTGATTTCCACCACATGTAAAATGCATGAAATGACTGCAGCTCACATTAGAACATGAGATTATGGGGAACAAGAAAAGGGCATTTAGTATCTGCCTCTCACCAAATCACTAAATCCACCTCCCTCCAGGCGTGGAATGGTTTGTTTCTCCAGGCACATCATCTACTTCACTGGCTTTCTTTGATGACTTTCAATTCCCAAGTGATAGCTGTGAGTGAAAAATCAcaatctgttttcctttcttgctTGTAATCTTTCTCATTGCAATAAAAATCACTTTCTCCTCCGTAACAATACCCATACTTAAAACCATCATGACTAAATTCTGCAGGTATCTTTTTCAGTTTACTAATCATCACCAACAGCACTGGCATGTGTATGAATTGGGGAAATGAGTTATAACCCAGCTGGTATTAGCAATATTCCGAGTATATCAATGAATTTTTCACCCCTTATAGATGGATTTGTTGACCTTAGCAAcaaaaagcagaccaaacagctTCAGGGAGAAGGGGTTTTAATGTTAGTTTGCCTTTGTTTTGAATAAGTGCATCCGGACAGTACATTGTTCCTCCTCCTTGTCCCCAGAATTATTTTGTAAGTGCTGTTCTATGCTTTTGCTCACAGAAACCGGTTCTCGACCCTCCGTATATCGACGGccaccatcgagtctgtacctatAACGAAACCAGGTTCATCACAGTGAAACTACCCAATTGTCGGCCGGGGACTGATCCATACTACACCTACCCTGTGGCAGTTCGATGTGACTGTGGCGTCTGCTCAACTGCAACTACAGAGTGTGAGACTCTATAACACTCCGCCACCTTTACTCGCAGCTCAAAAGCAAACTTCACAGAAAATAGCCATTTGTTTGAAGTATTCTGATTTATTA
It encodes:
- the gphb5 gene encoding glycoprotein hormone beta-5 — its product is MLSYRLNLHHIIWGSLILQLLVVYVNILPASNISLRTFIGCAVREFTFLAKKPGCKGLRISTDACWGRCETWEKPVLDPPYIDGHHRVCTYNETRFITVKLPNCRPGTDPYYTYPVAVRCDCGVCSTATTECETL